The Algoriphagus sanaruensis genome window below encodes:
- the hisH gene encoding imidazole glycerol phosphate synthase subunit HisH, whose amino-acid sequence MKIAVIKYNAGNVQSVLYALERLGANAVLTDDPEEIHAADKVIFPGQGEASSAMTYLKARQLDQVIKEIKQPFLGVCLGLQLLCEHSEENDTECLGIFPVKVKRFIPENSQEFKVPHVGWNELENLADNVLLKDLPDSKFLYYVHSYYAELSEATIATTHYIHDFTAILHRDNYWAIQAHPEKSSTVGEKLLANFLNI is encoded by the coding sequence ATGAAAATAGCAGTAATCAAATACAATGCGGGCAATGTCCAATCGGTCCTTTACGCTTTGGAGCGTTTGGGGGCGAATGCGGTTTTGACAGATGATCCGGAAGAAATTCACGCCGCCGACAAGGTCATCTTTCCCGGGCAGGGTGAAGCGAGCTCCGCCATGACCTACCTCAAGGCCCGCCAACTTGACCAAGTAATCAAAGAAATCAAACAGCCCTTTTTGGGGGTTTGCTTGGGGTTGCAGTTGCTCTGTGAACATTCTGAGGAAAATGACACCGAGTGCTTGGGAATATTTCCAGTGAAAGTGAAGCGCTTTATTCCTGAGAATTCACAGGAATTTAAAGTGCCTCATGTTGGCTGGAACGAACTCGAAAATCTGGCGGACAATGTACTGCTGAAAGACCTTCCCGATTCGAAGTTCCTATACTATGTGCACAGCTATTATGCCGAGTTGAGTGAAGCCACGATTGCTACGACGCATTACATTCATGACTTTACTGCTATCCTTCATCGGGATAATTATTGGGCGATTCAAGCCCACCCGGAGAAAAGCAGCACGGTAGGGGAGAAATTGCTAGCTAACTTCTTAAACATTTAA
- a CDS encoding phenylalanine 4-monooxygenase gives MKTQLKDWVFSDPRLKDLRQDYASYSKEDFEVWKILFDRQMPNLPQAASKAYLEGVKAVNFTADRIANFEELNEILAKTTGWAVQVVPGLIDDDLFFGLLNNKRFPSSTWLRKMEQLDYLEEPDMFHDAFAHMPLLTNQHYVDFLEKLSGIALKHIQYPWAIQLLSRIYWFTIEFGLIREDGELRVYGAGILSSAGETKFSLSDEPKHFPYDVRHIMSTEYWKDRFQDKYWVIDSYEQLFNSLPEIEEVLEEMLKEKMEN, from the coding sequence ATGAAAACCCAACTTAAAGACTGGGTCTTTTCTGACCCGAGATTAAAAGACTTGAGGCAGGATTATGCCTCATATTCGAAAGAGGATTTTGAAGTCTGGAAAATTCTCTTCGATCGGCAAATGCCAAATCTCCCCCAAGCAGCCTCAAAAGCGTATTTGGAGGGAGTCAAGGCGGTTAATTTTACCGCCGATCGTATTGCTAATTTTGAGGAACTAAACGAGATCCTCGCTAAAACCACAGGATGGGCGGTGCAAGTGGTGCCAGGATTGATTGATGACGATTTGTTTTTCGGATTACTGAATAACAAGCGTTTTCCTTCGTCTACTTGGCTTCGCAAAATGGAACAACTGGATTACCTAGAAGAGCCGGATATGTTTCATGATGCTTTTGCCCACATGCCGCTGCTGACCAACCAACACTATGTGGACTTCTTGGAAAAGCTCAGTGGAATTGCCCTGAAGCATATTCAGTATCCTTGGGCGATCCAGTTGCTAAGCCGGATTTATTGGTTTACAATTGAATTTGGACTGATCCGGGAAGATGGTGAGTTGAGAGTATATGGAGCGGGGATTTTGAGTTCGGCGGGAGAGACCAAGTTTTCTCTTTCAGACGAACCCAAGCACTTTCCCTACGATGTGCGCCACATCATGAGTACCGAATACTGGAAAGATCGCTTCCAGGATAAATATTGGGTGATCGACAGCTACGAGCAACTTTTCAATTCCCTTCCTGAAATTGAGGAGGTGCTTGAAGAAATGTTGAAAGAAAAGATGGAAAATTAA
- the aroF gene encoding 3-deoxy-7-phosphoheptulonate synthase — protein MIIQLQPDISDSQKDKLISKVNEIGYKTTEVKTQLGNYIIGIGKNEFDIRRIGQMDGIQDIHIVSDEYKLVSKKWKAKPTSVDLGDGVFIKDGEMAIITGPCSIESEEQIRKVVNHCVENGITMMRGGVFKPRTSPYAFRGMGIEGLELWHSIAAPAGIKIVTEVMQPSQIEEMYPYVDIYQVGARNSQNFNLLDELGKVDKAVMIKRGISGTIEELLQSAEYVFAGGNEKLILCERGIRTYERASRNTLDLNAIPILKAKSHLPVIVDPSHGIGIRAYVPQMALAGVMAGADGIIYESHEVPEKAYSDGQQTLDFAQSARLAAWIREIFAKRKTFELL, from the coding sequence ATGATTATCCAACTTCAACCCGATATTTCCGATTCACAAAAAGATAAACTAATCTCCAAAGTGAATGAGATTGGTTATAAAACCACTGAGGTCAAAACTCAACTTGGAAACTACATTATCGGTATCGGTAAAAATGAATTTGATATCCGTCGTATCGGTCAGATGGACGGTATTCAGGACATCCACATCGTCTCGGACGAATACAAGCTCGTTTCCAAAAAGTGGAAAGCCAAGCCCACTTCTGTCGATCTTGGCGATGGCGTCTTTATCAAGGATGGGGAAATGGCTATCATCACTGGTCCTTGCTCCATCGAATCCGAAGAGCAAATCCGAAAGGTAGTCAATCACTGCGTGGAAAACGGCATTACGATGATGCGTGGGGGTGTTTTCAAGCCTCGGACTTCTCCTTATGCCTTCCGTGGAATGGGTATCGAAGGGCTTGAGTTATGGCATTCTATTGCTGCTCCTGCCGGAATAAAAATTGTAACCGAAGTGATGCAGCCTTCCCAGATTGAAGAAATGTATCCTTATGTGGATATTTATCAGGTAGGTGCACGAAATTCTCAGAATTTTAACCTATTGGATGAACTTGGAAAAGTAGACAAAGCCGTGATGATCAAACGGGGAATCTCCGGAACCATCGAGGAGTTGTTACAGTCTGCCGAGTATGTTTTTGCTGGAGGAAATGAAAAATTGATCCTTTGCGAACGAGGCATTCGAACCTATGAGCGGGCTTCCAGAAATACCCTTGATCTCAATGCCATTCCGATTTTGAAAGCTAAATCGCACCTTCCCGTGATTGTGGATCCTTCGCATGGAATTGGTATTCGAGCTTATGTCCCACAAATGGCCTTGGCTGGTGTTATGGCTGGAGCGGATGGCATCATCTACGAATCCCATGAAGTTCCAGAAAAAGCTTATTCAGACGGTCAACAGACGCTGGATTTTGCACAAAGTGCAAGACTAGCTGCTTGGATCAGAGAGATTTTCGCAAAAAGGAAAACTTTCGAGTTGTTGTAA
- the trpA gene encoding tryptophan synthase subunit alpha — MNRIHYLFNTKQDRVLSIYFTAGFPKLEDTIPVMEAIQAGGSDIIEIGIPYSDPIADGPTIQDSNMIALENGMSMKMLFDQLKGFRAKIHMPVVLMGYLNPIMQFGMEEFCKKCKEVGVDGLIVPDLPMQQYLDEYKSLFDSYGLVNTFLISPQTSEKRIREIDQNTDGFIYMVSSHSITGAKAEISADQVAYFERVKAMNLKNPRLIGFGISDAQTFSTASKYSNGAIIGSAFIKKIKDAQDLSKDIQSYLRAVKA; from the coding sequence ATGAACAGAATACATTACTTATTCAATACCAAACAGGATCGGGTGCTTTCGATCTATTTTACTGCGGGATTTCCCAAGCTTGAAGATACTATTCCAGTCATGGAAGCCATTCAAGCTGGAGGATCGGATATTATTGAGATTGGAATTCCTTATTCAGATCCGATTGCGGATGGTCCTACGATTCAGGATAGCAATATGATTGCTCTCGAAAATGGCATGAGCATGAAAATGCTCTTTGATCAGCTTAAAGGTTTCAGAGCCAAAATCCATATGCCAGTCGTTTTGATGGGATATCTGAACCCCATCATGCAATTTGGCATGGAGGAGTTTTGTAAAAAGTGTAAGGAGGTGGGAGTAGATGGCCTTATTGTACCAGACTTGCCGATGCAGCAATACTTGGATGAGTACAAAAGTCTGTTTGACTCTTATGGATTGGTCAATACCTTTTTGATTTCCCCTCAGACTTCCGAAAAGCGGATTCGAGAAATTGATCAGAATACAGACGGATTTATCTACATGGTGTCTTCTCATTCGATTACTGGAGCCAAAGCCGAAATTTCAGCAGATCAGGTCGCCTATTTCGAACGTGTCAAAGCCATGAACCTTAAAAACCCACGACTGATCGGATTCGGGATTTCTGATGCTCAAACGTTCAGCACAGCTTCTAAATACAGCAACGGAGCAATCATCGGTTCGGCATTTATCAAAAAGATCAAAGATGCTCAAGATCTAAGTAAGGATATCCAATCCTATTTGAGAGCAGTTAAAGCATAA
- the trpB gene encoding tryptophan synthase subunit beta, which translates to MIRVDEKGFYGKFGGAYIPEMLHPNIEELRENYESIVASQEFQLEFQTLLRDFVGRPTPLYFANRLSEQYGAKIYLKREDLCHTGAHKVNNTVGQILLAKRLGKKRIIAETGAGQHGVATATVCALMGMDCTVYMGELDIQRQRPNVERMRILGAKVVPATSGSKTLKDATNEAMRAWINNPVDTHYIIGSVVGPHPYPEMVARFQSVISEEIKWQLMQKEGRENPDAVIACVGGGSNAAGAFYHYYNTPEVRLIAAEAAGLGINSGKSAATTALGTPGILHGSKTILMQTEDGQVVEPHSISAGLDYPGIGPVHAHLFDIGRAEFVAVEDEDAMKAGILLSRTEGIIPAIETAHAIHALNMIEYGKDDVIVINLSGRGDKDLETYIKWGGY; encoded by the coding sequence ATGATACGTGTAGATGAAAAAGGCTTTTACGGGAAGTTTGGAGGGGCATATATTCCCGAGATGCTTCATCCCAATATTGAAGAATTGAGGGAAAATTATGAGTCGATTGTAGCTAGTCAGGAATTCCAACTGGAGTTTCAGACCTTGCTCAGAGACTTCGTAGGCCGTCCAACTCCGCTTTATTTCGCCAATCGACTTTCAGAGCAATACGGAGCCAAAATCTACCTTAAGCGCGAAGACCTTTGCCATACTGGTGCCCACAAAGTCAACAATACGGTGGGTCAAATCCTTTTAGCCAAAAGATTGGGCAAAAAGCGAATCATCGCCGAAACCGGTGCCGGTCAGCATGGAGTAGCAACGGCAACTGTTTGTGCGCTGATGGGAATGGATTGTACAGTTTACATGGGGGAACTGGATATTCAGCGTCAGCGACCAAATGTAGAGCGAATGAGGATTTTGGGAGCGAAAGTTGTCCCTGCGACATCCGGTTCTAAAACACTTAAAGATGCTACCAATGAGGCCATGCGTGCTTGGATCAACAACCCCGTGGATACTCATTACATCATCGGTTCTGTCGTTGGTCCACATCCCTATCCGGAGATGGTTGCTCGATTCCAATCGGTGATTTCGGAGGAAATCAAGTGGCAGCTTATGCAAAAAGAAGGACGAGAAAATCCAGATGCGGTCATTGCCTGTGTTGGTGGAGGTTCAAATGCTGCTGGGGCTTTTTACCATTATTACAATACTCCTGAAGTCCGCTTGATCGCTGCTGAAGCTGCTGGTTTGGGAATTAATTCCGGAAAATCAGCCGCTACCACAGCTTTGGGAACCCCAGGGATTTTACATGGTTCCAAAACAATCTTGATGCAAACAGAAGATGGTCAAGTTGTAGAGCCACATTCCATTTCAGCGGGCTTGGATTATCCTGGGATCGGACCTGTTCACGCACATTTGTTTGATATTGGGCGAGCAGAGTTTGTGGCTGTGGAGGATGAAGACGCGATGAAAGCTGGGATTTTGCTCAGCCGAACCGAAGGAATCATTCCGGCTATCGAAACGGCTCATGCCATCCATGCCCTCAACATGATCGAGTACGGTAAAGACGACGTGATTGTGATCAATCTTTCCGGCAGGGGAGATAAGGATTTGGAAACCTATATCAAGTGGGGAGGATATTGA
- a CDS encoding phosphoribosylanthranilate isomerase — MEMKVCGMRDPENIRSLISEVGPDWMGLIFYPKSPRYVSDEKAADLKEFPVKKVGVFVNESEAEILRKVEQFGLTAIQLHGKESVEFVKDLSEKTNAELWKVISVGSEIEWKSLEGYLPFVSKFLFDTATAAHGGSGKRFDWKVLETYPFDKSFLLSGGLDEESVEEVLALREQIPQLKGVDLNSKFEDAPGVKNIEKLKNFKSRLIHSGTNN; from the coding sequence ATGGAAATGAAAGTCTGTGGCATGCGAGATCCAGAAAATATCCGAAGCTTAATTTCGGAAGTGGGTCCAGATTGGATGGGATTGATCTTTTATCCTAAATCGCCTCGCTATGTATCAGATGAGAAAGCTGCGGATTTGAAAGAATTTCCAGTGAAAAAAGTTGGGGTTTTTGTCAATGAAAGTGAAGCGGAAATCCTTAGAAAAGTTGAGCAATTTGGCCTTACTGCCATTCAGCTTCATGGAAAAGAATCCGTGGAATTTGTTAAAGACCTTTCAGAAAAAACTAATGCTGAACTCTGGAAAGTAATTTCAGTAGGATCAGAAATCGAATGGAAAAGTCTGGAAGGATACCTTCCTTTTGTGAGCAAGTTTCTTTTCGATACCGCCACAGCAGCCCATGGTGGTTCGGGAAAGCGATTTGATTGGAAAGTTTTGGAAACTTATCCCTTCGACAAAAGCTTTCTTCTGAGTGGTGGATTGGATGAGGAAAGTGTTGAGGAAGTTTTGGCTTTGCGAGAGCAAATCCCTCAACTCAAAGGAGTGGATCTCAATTCCAAATTTGAAGATGCTCCCGGAGTGAAAAACATTGAAAAACTGAAAAATTTTAAAAGTCGCCTGATTCATTCTGGCACTAATAATTAA